Proteins encoded within one genomic window of Mesorhizobium sp. AR10:
- a CDS encoding amidohydrolase produces the protein MSVTGAGHNADLIVINGRMQTMDDDNPAPEAIAVKDGAIIAIGSRASIEELKGPATEVIDAKGGSVLPGFIEAHMHLFSGAAELAHLQLSGILGFEALQKATRAYASTRPDAKMLVGQGVDYTVLGAERVTRHHLDAILPDRPFCMAAPDHHTMWANTRALEMAGILHGRTLGPGNEIVMGADGLAEGELREGEAFGPVLDLAGEDRVRLGLATGGEPDPIPTAAERAADRDVMRRGLAWCARHGITSIQNMDGNLYQLELLAEIEAEEGLPCRVQIPFHFKNFMTLDMLDKASTMAERYHSEWLSSGMVKVFYDGVLDSWTAVMVEPYADRPDWVGEPLFTPQQFIDLAVAVDRRGLQMAVHSIGDGAVRAVLDGYEAAQKANGKRDSRHRVEHIEVVTAADVPRFAELGVIASMQPPHPPGAMDFPLEPTLSRIGPARWPLSYAWRTLKNAGARVVFASDWPVSPIDPILGIQAAVLRKPWADGDPDQSFSLQESIAGYTVEGAYAEFAEHRKGMLKPGYMADLVVLSADIETTAPEALHTVRPVTTICGGKVTYQA, from the coding sequence ATGTCTGTCACGGGTGCGGGTCACAATGCTGATCTGATCGTCATCAACGGTCGTATGCAGACCATGGACGATGACAATCCCGCCCCCGAGGCCATTGCCGTCAAGGACGGCGCCATCATTGCCATCGGCAGCCGCGCCTCCATCGAAGAGCTCAAGGGACCGGCCACAGAGGTGATCGACGCCAAGGGCGGTTCGGTGCTCCCGGGTTTCATCGAAGCCCACATGCATCTGTTTTCGGGCGCGGCTGAGCTTGCGCATCTTCAGCTGTCGGGCATCCTCGGGTTCGAGGCGCTGCAAAAGGCGACCCGCGCCTATGCGTCGACCCGGCCGGATGCGAAAATGCTGGTCGGCCAGGGCGTCGACTACACCGTGCTCGGGGCTGAGCGGGTGACCCGGCATCATCTCGACGCCATCCTGCCCGACCGCCCCTTCTGCATGGCAGCGCCCGACCATCACACCATGTGGGCCAACACCAGGGCACTGGAGATGGCCGGAATCCTGCACGGGCGCACGCTCGGTCCGGGCAACGAGATCGTCATGGGCGCCGACGGGTTGGCCGAGGGCGAATTGCGTGAAGGCGAAGCCTTCGGCCCGGTGCTGGATCTCGCCGGCGAAGACCGGGTCCGGCTGGGGCTGGCGACCGGCGGCGAGCCGGATCCGATACCGACCGCTGCCGAACGCGCTGCCGACCGCGACGTCATGCGGCGCGGGCTTGCCTGGTGCGCGCGCCACGGCATCACCTCGATCCAGAACATGGACGGCAATCTCTACCAGCTCGAGCTGCTTGCCGAGATCGAGGCGGAGGAAGGCTTGCCCTGCCGGGTGCAGATACCGTTCCACTTCAAGAATTTCATGACCCTCGACATGCTCGACAAGGCGTCGACAATGGCCGAGCGCTATCATAGCGAATGGCTGTCGTCGGGCATGGTCAAGGTGTTCTACGATGGCGTGCTCGATTCATGGACGGCGGTGATGGTGGAGCCCTATGCGGACCGCCCAGACTGGGTCGGCGAACCGCTTTTCACGCCGCAGCAGTTCATCGATCTCGCGGTGGCCGTGGACAGGCGAGGGCTGCAGATGGCGGTGCACTCGATCGGCGACGGCGCCGTGCGTGCGGTGCTCGATGGCTATGAGGCGGCGCAGAAGGCGAACGGCAAGCGCGACAGCCGGCACCGCGTCGAACATATCGAGGTGGTCACGGCTGCCGATGTGCCGCGTTTTGCCGAACTTGGCGTCATCGCCTCGATGCAGCCGCCGCATCCGCCGGGTGCCATGGATTTTCCGCTGGAGCCGACCCTGTCGCGCATCGGGCCGGCCCGCTGGCCGTTGAGCTATGCCTGGCGGACGCTGAAGAATGCCGGCGCGCGCGTGGTCTTCGCTTCGGATTGGCCGGTGTCGCCGATCGATCCGATCCTGGGCATTCAGGCGGCAGTGCTGCGCAAGCCCTGGGCAGACGGCGACCCCGACCAGAGCTTCTCGCTGCAGGAATCCATTGCCGGCTACACGGTGGAAGGCGCCTATGCCGAATTCGCCGAGCATCGAAAAGGCATGCTCAAACCCGGCTATATGGCCGATCTGGTTGTGCTCTCGGCCGATATCGAAACGACCGCGCCGGAAGCGCTGCATACGGTGCGGCCGGTGACGACTATCTGTGGTGGCAAAGTGACTTATCAGGCGTGA
- a CDS encoding ABC transporter ATP-binding protein, giving the protein MPEQPGRNAIEVRGVRKVFGSGESQVAALDTVSVSIRENEFFTLLGPSGCGKTTLLRLIAGFDYPSAGEILLYGDDIAPLPPFKRPVNTVFQSYALFPHMTVSENIGFGLEMLGKPKTEIKARVDEMLKLVKMEALASRRTSQISGGQQQRVALARALAPQPKVLLLDEPLSALDFKLRKEMQIELKRLQHETGITFIFVTHDQEEALTMSDRIAVMSSGKILQVGSPWDIYDKPAERFVADFIGETNFLTAAITGMGKGKARATLKSGATIDATVAEGFQPKDNATVVVRPEHAKLTKGKGDLSGTIENIVYFGTDTHIHVHLDSGEAFTVRQQNTRSAGCGFERGDKVGISIGNDAAQVLRD; this is encoded by the coding sequence GTGCCGGAACAACCGGGTAGGAATGCGATCGAAGTTCGTGGCGTGCGCAAGGTGTTCGGCTCCGGCGAGAGCCAGGTCGCCGCTCTCGACACGGTCTCGGTGTCAATCCGCGAGAACGAATTCTTCACGCTGCTGGGGCCCTCGGGCTGCGGAAAGACGACACTGCTCAGGCTGATCGCCGGCTTCGACTATCCAAGCGCTGGAGAAATCCTGCTTTATGGCGACGATATCGCGCCGTTGCCGCCGTTCAAGCGCCCGGTCAACACCGTCTTCCAGTCCTATGCGCTGTTTCCGCACATGACGGTTTCTGAGAATATCGGTTTTGGCCTGGAAATGCTCGGCAAGCCTAAGACCGAGATCAAGGCGCGCGTCGACGAAATGCTGAAGCTGGTCAAGATGGAGGCGTTGGCGTCGCGTCGCACCAGCCAGATTTCCGGCGGCCAGCAGCAGCGCGTGGCGCTGGCGCGGGCGCTCGCGCCGCAGCCGAAGGTGCTGCTGCTCGACGAACCGTTATCGGCGCTGGACTTCAAGCTGCGCAAGGAAATGCAGATCGAATTGAAGCGGCTGCAGCACGAGACCGGCATCACCTTCATCTTCGTCACCCACGACCAGGAGGAAGCACTGACCATGTCGGACCGCATCGCGGTGATGTCGTCCGGCAAGATCCTGCAGGTCGGCTCGCCGTGGGATATCTACGACAAGCCGGCAGAACGCTTCGTCGCCGACTTCATCGGCGAAACCAATTTCCTGACCGCCGCCATCACCGGCATGGGCAAGGGCAAGGCACGCGCAACGCTCAAATCCGGCGCGACGATCGACGCGACCGTGGCCGAAGGCTTCCAGCCGAAGGACAACGCCACCGTGGTGGTGAGGCCCGAGCATGCCAAGCTGACAAAGGGCAAGGGCGACCTGTCGGGGACGATCGAAAACATCGTCTATTTCGGCACCGACACGCATATCCATGTCCATCTGGACAGCGGCGAAGCCTTCACCGTGCGGCAGCAGAACACGCGCAGCGCAGGCTGCGGGTTCGAACGCGGCGACAAGGTAGGCATTTCAATCGGCAATGATGCCGCGCAAGTGCTGAGGGACTGA
- a CDS encoding ABC transporter permease, with product MASAEEVAKAAERRDIRDRWLLSAPALLIILFAATGPLLIVLVYSFLTPGSYGDVKWQFSPEAWVSVFMERDIFDDTLSLAAAHVTIFWRSIKLAIVTTIATLVLGFPTAYFMATRSEKTRDLWLFLITIPFWTNLLIRTFAVLQIIRNEGIINTVLLKLGIISAPIQILYTDTAILVGMAYVYLPLMVLPVYASMEKLDFRLVEAGYDLYANRFQVLRRIIFPLVKPGVIAGSILVFIPAIGAYVTPSVLGGGKNMMLSNLIELQFGQGRNWPLGSALSIAVMVIVMVALLVYVRNAGRSEVRHG from the coding sequence ATGGCGAGCGCGGAGGAAGTCGCCAAGGCAGCCGAACGGCGCGATATCCGCGATCGTTGGCTGTTGTCGGCGCCGGCACTGTTGATCATCCTTTTTGCCGCGACCGGTCCGTTGCTGATCGTGCTGGTCTATTCGTTCCTGACGCCGGGTTCCTACGGCGACGTCAAGTGGCAATTCTCGCCGGAGGCCTGGGTGTCGGTGTTCATGGAACGCGACATCTTCGACGACACGCTTTCGCTCGCCGCCGCCCACGTCACTATTTTCTGGCGTTCCATCAAGCTGGCAATCGTGACGACGATCGCGACCTTGGTGCTTGGTTTCCCGACAGCCTATTTCATGGCGACGCGCAGTGAAAAGACGCGCGATCTGTGGCTGTTCCTGATCACCATACCGTTCTGGACCAACCTTCTGATCCGCACCTTCGCGGTGCTACAGATCATTCGCAACGAAGGCATCATCAACACGGTGCTGCTCAAGCTCGGCATCATCTCGGCGCCGATCCAGATCCTCTACACCGATACCGCGATCCTCGTCGGCATGGCTTATGTCTATCTGCCGCTGATGGTGCTGCCGGTCTATGCCAGCATGGAGAAGCTCGACTTCCGGCTGGTCGAGGCCGGCTACGATCTTTACGCCAATCGCTTCCAGGTGCTGAGGCGGATCATCTTTCCGCTGGTCAAGCCGGGCGTCATTGCCGGGTCCATCCTCGTTTTCATACCGGCAATCGGCGCCTATGTGACGCCAAGCGTCCTGGGTGGCGGCAAGAACATGATGCTCTCCAACCTGATCGAGTTGCAATTCGGCCAGGGCCGCAACTGGCCGCTCGGCTCGGCGCTGTCGATCGCCGTCATGGTCATCGTCATGGTTGCCCTGCTTGTCTATGTGCGCAATGCCGGCAGATCCGAGGTGCGGCATGGCTAG
- a CDS encoding ABC transporter permease, which yields MASSFSVKHQPGFTAIAATCFVLLYLPIVVLVVYAFNAATSTSEWGGFSLKWFQSAWQNTQVIDATLRSFQIGAIAATLATIAATMAALATTRTAAYPGLTFKYAAINQPLMVPEIVTGVALLIFFSRIKIFTGYSGLGYLIAAHTAFCIPFAYLPIRARLENMDLTLERAAADLYATPWRTFRRITLPLLWPGILAGLMLAFVISLDDVVITEFVKSGGQDTLPTYMLGQIRRGITPEINAISTVFLLLSVAIVTLFFLISRKRD from the coding sequence ATGGCTAGCAGCTTCTCCGTCAAGCATCAGCCAGGATTCACTGCGATCGCCGCGACCTGCTTTGTCCTGCTCTATCTGCCGATCGTCGTGCTGGTCGTCTATGCGTTCAATGCGGCGACATCGACGTCCGAATGGGGCGGTTTTTCGCTCAAATGGTTCCAGTCTGCATGGCAGAACACGCAGGTGATCGATGCGACGCTGCGTTCGTTTCAGATCGGCGCCATTGCGGCGACCCTTGCGACCATCGCCGCCACCATGGCGGCGTTGGCGACAACCCGCACGGCCGCCTATCCAGGCCTGACCTTCAAATATGCGGCGATCAACCAGCCGTTGATGGTGCCCGAGATCGTCACCGGTGTGGCGCTGCTGATCTTCTTCTCGCGCATCAAGATATTCACCGGCTATTCCGGCCTCGGCTATCTCATTGCCGCACATACGGCGTTCTGCATCCCCTTCGCCTATTTGCCGATCCGCGCGAGGCTGGAGAATATGGACCTGACGCTGGAGCGCGCCGCTGCCGATCTTTACGCAACGCCGTGGCGGACATTCCGGCGCATCACGCTGCCGCTGCTGTGGCCCGGCATATTGGCCGGGCTGATGCTGGCTTTCGTCATCTCGCTCGACGACGTTGTCATCACCGAGTTCGTCAAATCGGGCGGCCAGGACACGCTGCCGACCTACATGCTCGGCCAGATAAGACGGGGGATAACCCCTGAGATAAACGCGATTTCGACCGTGTTCCTGCTCTTGTCGGTCGCCATCGTGACGTTGTTTTTCTTGATCAGCAGGAAACGGGACTGA
- a CDS encoding extracellular solute-binding protein — MNWKTKATAIGLALLATTSLARADGVLNIYNWGNYTSPDAIKKFEAKYNVKVTITDYDSNDTALAKVRQGGTGFDIVVPSQNYMPIWIKEGLFLETDPGKMENFKNVAPEWANPDFDPGRKYSVPWAWGTVGVVVNTDVYKGDINTWGIVFNTPDELKGKVNVVPEMNDVMFAAIKYVGGQQCTGDKEVLKKVRDLLVAAKPNWISMEYNTIEKMGAGDFKATSDWNGSALRQRLANPAIHYGYAKEGFAYWSDNVVVLKEAKNVENAKLFQNFIMDPEVAAELSAFHRYANGISGSDKYMPADMKDAPEVIIPADAKPHGELGVMCPSDVQEIYTKIWTELQK, encoded by the coding sequence ATGAACTGGAAGACAAAAGCGACCGCCATCGGGTTGGCGCTGCTCGCAACGACGAGCCTGGCTCGCGCCGACGGCGTACTGAACATCTACAATTGGGGCAACTACACCAGCCCGGACGCTATCAAGAAGTTCGAGGCAAAGTACAACGTCAAGGTGACCATCACCGACTACGATTCGAACGACACGGCGTTGGCCAAGGTGCGCCAGGGCGGCACCGGCTTCGACATCGTGGTACCATCGCAGAACTACATGCCGATCTGGATCAAGGAAGGCCTGTTTCTTGAGACTGATCCGGGCAAGATGGAGAATTTCAAGAACGTGGCGCCGGAATGGGCCAATCCCGACTTCGACCCCGGCAGAAAGTATTCGGTGCCGTGGGCCTGGGGCACCGTCGGCGTCGTTGTGAACACTGATGTGTACAAGGGCGATATCAACACCTGGGGCATTGTTTTCAACACGCCCGATGAGTTGAAGGGCAAGGTCAATGTCGTTCCGGAAATGAACGACGTCATGTTCGCCGCCATCAAATATGTTGGCGGGCAGCAGTGCACCGGCGATAAGGAAGTGTTGAAGAAGGTGCGCGACCTTCTGGTAGCGGCCAAGCCGAACTGGATATCGATGGAATACAACACCATCGAGAAGATGGGCGCCGGCGACTTCAAGGCGACGAGCGACTGGAATGGCTCGGCACTGCGCCAGCGGCTGGCCAACCCCGCCATCCACTACGGCTATGCGAAGGAGGGTTTTGCCTACTGGAGCGACAATGTCGTGGTGCTTAAGGAAGCCAAAAACGTCGAGAATGCCAAGCTGTTCCAGAACTTCATTATGGATCCGGAAGTGGCTGCCGAGCTGTCGGCCTTCCATCGCTATGCCAATGGTATTTCGGGTTCCGATAAATACATGCCGGCCGACATGAAGGATGCGCCGGAGGTGATTATCCCGGCAGATGCGAAGCCTCACGGTGAATTGGGCGTCATGTGTCCGTCGGATGTGCAGGAGATCTACACCAAGATCTGGACCGAGCTGCAGAAATAG
- a CDS encoding serine hydrolase domain-containing protein — MDSYRNSDPAPPIMQGSPPQLVLPKLDWDRGPWNRWAFQHIREFLPTAEVWRGNGHRHRFDRAEVDLDALPMSDSTGAPTTLAGLLDETYADGFLVLKDGKIAYERYFNGMTDRTLHLSQSMAKSVTGSVFGILVGRGLIDPAQPVTAYLPELAATGWAGASVQHVLDMTSGVRFSEEYTDPYSDIGQVDVAGGWKPVPPGSDPTFRWPSHMFELILGLKEKSRPHGAAFEYRSIETDVLAFIMERVTGKRLPQLVSEELWQKLGTDESACFTVDSAGYAVADGGFNATLRDYGRFGQLILDNGGGVVPADWIEATRNGRHGPDFNPSLPEGSYRNQFWIENPRSRALMCRGVFGQLIHIDWDTRMVVVKLSTYPDFTNTAYSMATLKAVHAIAAVLG; from the coding sequence ATGGACTCCTACCGCAACAGCGATCCAGCGCCACCGATCATGCAGGGGTCGCCGCCGCAATTGGTGCTGCCGAAGCTCGATTGGGACAGGGGGCCTTGGAACCGCTGGGCGTTCCAGCACATTCGCGAGTTCCTGCCGACCGCCGAAGTCTGGCGCGGCAATGGCCACCGGCACCGCTTCGATCGGGCCGAGGTCGATCTCGATGCGCTGCCGATGAGCGATAGCACCGGGGCACCGACGACGCTGGCCGGGCTGCTCGACGAGACCTATGCAGACGGCTTCCTCGTGCTCAAGGACGGCAAGATCGCCTATGAGCGCTATTTCAACGGTATGACCGACCGCACGCTGCATTTGTCGCAGTCGATGGCGAAGTCGGTCACCGGCTCGGTGTTCGGCATACTGGTCGGGCGCGGGCTGATCGATCCGGCCCAGCCGGTGACGGCCTATCTGCCGGAGCTTGCCGCCACCGGCTGGGCCGGCGCCAGCGTACAGCATGTGCTCGACATGACCAGTGGCGTGCGCTTTTCCGAGGAATACACCGACCCCTATTCCGATATCGGCCAGGTCGATGTCGCAGGCGGCTGGAAGCCGGTGCCGCCGGGCAGTGATCCGACGTTCCGCTGGCCGTCGCACATGTTCGAGCTGATCCTTGGTCTCAAGGAGAAAAGCCGGCCGCATGGCGCTGCTTTCGAATACCGCTCGATCGAGACCGATGTGCTGGCCTTCATCATGGAGCGGGTCACAGGCAAGCGGCTGCCGCAGCTAGTCTCCGAGGAGCTGTGGCAAAAGCTCGGCACCGATGAAAGCGCCTGCTTCACGGTCGACAGCGCCGGCTATGCCGTGGCCGACGGCGGCTTCAACGCGACGCTGCGAGACTATGGCCGCTTCGGCCAGCTGATCCTCGACAATGGCGGCGGCGTGGTGCCGGCCGACTGGATCGAGGCGACACGCAACGGCAGGCATGGACCGGATTTCAATCCCAGCCTGCCGGAAGGTAGTTACCGCAACCAGTTCTGGATCGAGAACCCGCGCTCGCGCGCGCTCATGTGCCGGGGCGTGTTCGGGCAGTTGATCCATATCGACTGGGACACGAGGATGGTCGTGGTGAAGCTTTCGACCTATCCGGATTTCACCAACACCGCCTATTCGATGGCGACGCTGAAGGCCGTGCACGCCATCGCCGCGGTACTCGGCTAA
- a CDS encoding serine hydrolase domain-containing protein, with amino-acid sequence MTGKTAFETRYGFARNQVLLGNWREKPFSRWSFQNVGELVPSARIAASGGDDVPAPSLDGLLSEKVTLAGGQETVADFLVRSDTDALTIMKAGKVVGDWFAPHMEFGARHIIFSISKSLTAIVAGILEGEGIFDPQAPVTRYLPEAAGSAYGDATVRHVLDMTVSLDFEEAYLDPESAFARYRRATLWNPGGGSESLRAFILTLQRLPEPHGQTFRYRSPNSDLLGILIERASGQRVTDLMREKLWLPLGAASEASVTVDMEGTARTAGGVSVTPRDLARVGEMMRQGGMANGRRIVPEAWVRDTIETGGDAAAWQRGTMAFLLSQGRYRNKWYQTGGTSGAFFGLGIHGQWLYVNPRDEVVIAKMSSQPAPVDDPLDLELVAFFEALSRMV; translated from the coding sequence GTGACTGGCAAGACCGCGTTCGAGACCAGGTATGGCTTTGCCCGTAACCAGGTGCTGCTTGGCAACTGGCGCGAAAAGCCGTTCAGCCGATGGTCGTTCCAGAATGTCGGCGAATTGGTACCCAGCGCACGCATCGCTGCGTCGGGTGGTGACGACGTGCCGGCACCGTCTCTGGACGGGCTGCTCAGTGAGAAGGTCACTCTGGCCGGTGGTCAGGAGACTGTCGCGGACTTTCTCGTTCGCTCCGATACCGACGCGCTGACGATCATGAAGGCCGGCAAGGTCGTCGGCGACTGGTTCGCACCGCATATGGAGTTCGGCGCACGCCACATCATCTTTTCGATCAGCAAATCGCTGACCGCCATTGTTGCCGGCATCCTGGAAGGTGAGGGGATTTTCGATCCGCAAGCGCCGGTGACCCGGTACCTTCCCGAAGCAGCCGGTTCGGCCTATGGCGATGCGACGGTGCGGCACGTGCTCGACATGACCGTCAGCCTCGACTTTGAAGAGGCCTATCTCGATCCGGAAAGCGCCTTTGCCCGCTACCGCCGCGCGACGCTGTGGAATCCGGGCGGCGGTAGTGAAAGCCTCCGCGCATTCATCCTGACGCTGCAGCGCCTGCCCGAGCCGCATGGCCAGACGTTCCGCTATCGCTCGCCCAATTCCGATCTGCTGGGCATCCTCATCGAACGTGCGTCCGGCCAGCGCGTCACGGATCTGATGCGCGAGAAATTGTGGCTGCCGCTCGGTGCCGCCAGCGAAGCCTCGGTGACGGTCGATATGGAAGGCACGGCGCGCACGGCCGGCGGCGTTTCGGTGACGCCGCGCGACCTGGCGCGCGTCGGCGAGATGATGCGGCAAGGCGGCATGGCCAATGGCCGCCGCATCGTGCCGGAAGCCTGGGTGCGCGACACGATCGAGACGGGCGGTGACGCCGCCGCATGGCAGCGCGGCACCATGGCGTTCCTCCTTTCGCAGGGCCGCTACCGCAACAAATGGTATCAGACGGGTGGGACAAGCGGTGCCTTCTTCGGCCTCGGCATCCATGGCCAATGGCTCTATGTCAATCCCAGGGATGAGGTGGTGATCGCAAAGATGTCGTCGCAGCCGGCGCCGGTCGACGATCCGCTCGACCTGGAACTCGTCGCCTTCTTCGAGGCATTGAGCCGGATGGTCTAG
- a CDS encoding Tex family protein encodes MASDIKRIAALIAAEIASRPEQAAAAIELLDEGATVPFVARYRKEVTGGLDDTQLRLLAERLAYLRELDARRDTILGSIREQGKLTAELEGKIADVTTKAELEDIYLPYKPKRRTKAEIARERGLGPLAEAILADRAAVPTELALAYLTEEVADAKAALDGARDILSEQFAENADLVGKLRSYMKERAFMRAKVVDGKQEAGAKFSDYFDHVERWANVPSHRALAMLRGRNEEVLSLDIEVDADDASQVKPVERMIADAYAIGRQLPGDRWLTEVAGWTWRIKLSLHLTLDLMRDLRERAEEEAIHVFARNLKDLLLAAPAGSRATMGLDPGIRTGVKVAVVDGTGKVLTTTTVYPFPPRNDVRGTQAELAKLIRLHKVELISIGNGTGSRETEKLVADMLADMPADSGPKPLKVIVSEAGASVYSASATAAAEFPGLDVSLRGAVSIARRLQDPLAELVKIEPKSIGVGQYQHDVDQYRLGRSLEAVVEDAVNAVGVDLNTASAPLLARVSGLGASLAEAIIAHRDATGPFASRKDLLKVSRLGPRAFEQCAGFLRIANGSEPLDASSVHPEAYGVAKKIVAACGRDVRALMGDSAALKALDPRVFVDDRFGLPTVRDILAELEKPGRDPRPGFKTATFAEGVDDIKDLKPGMLLEGTVTNVAAFGAFVDIGVHQDGLVHVSQLADRFVKDAHEVVKAGDVVKVRVVDVDIKRKRIGLSMRKDGGEGGVSKAGARDNGGGKPTPRSAAPQRQPERPAQGAFGAALAEAMKRK; translated from the coding sequence ATGGCATCTGACATCAAGCGCATCGCAGCACTCATAGCAGCCGAGATCGCTTCGCGGCCCGAACAGGCCGCAGCGGCGATCGAACTGCTGGACGAGGGGGCGACAGTGCCGTTCGTGGCGCGCTACCGCAAGGAGGTCACCGGCGGTCTGGACGACACACAATTGCGCCTGCTGGCCGAACGGCTTGCCTATCTGCGCGAGCTCGACGCGCGCCGCGACACCATCCTGGGTTCGATCCGCGAGCAGGGCAAGCTGACGGCCGAACTGGAAGGCAAGATCGCTGATGTAACGACCAAGGCGGAGCTCGAAGACATCTATCTGCCTTACAAGCCAAAGCGGCGGACCAAGGCCGAGATCGCGCGTGAGCGGGGATTGGGACCGCTGGCGGAGGCCATTCTTGCCGACCGTGCGGCGGTGCCCACGGAACTGGCGCTGGCCTATCTGACCGAAGAGGTGGCCGATGCCAAGGCGGCGCTCGACGGCGCGCGCGACATCCTGTCGGAACAGTTCGCCGAAAATGCCGATCTGGTGGGCAAGCTCAGGAGCTACATGAAGGAACGCGCCTTCATGCGGGCTAAGGTGGTCGACGGCAAGCAGGAGGCCGGCGCGAAATTCTCCGACTATTTCGACCATGTCGAGCGCTGGGCCAACGTACCCAGCCATCGCGCGCTGGCCATGTTGCGCGGCCGCAACGAGGAAGTGCTGTCGCTCGACATCGAGGTCGATGCCGACGACGCCTCCCAGGTGAAACCGGTCGAACGGATGATTGCCGACGCCTACGCCATCGGCCGCCAGTTGCCGGGCGACCGCTGGCTGACCGAGGTCGCCGGCTGGACCTGGCGCATAAAACTGTCGCTGCACCTGACGCTCGACCTGATGCGGGATTTGCGTGAAAGGGCAGAGGAAGAAGCGATCCATGTATTCGCCCGCAATTTGAAGGATCTGCTGCTCGCCGCACCGGCCGGCTCGCGCGCCACGATGGGGCTCGACCCGGGCATTCGCACCGGCGTCAAGGTGGCGGTGGTCGATGGCACCGGAAAAGTGCTGACGACGACGACGGTCTATCCGTTTCCGCCAAGGAACGACGTGCGCGGCACGCAGGCAGAACTGGCCAAGCTCATCCGCCTGCACAAGGTCGAGCTGATTTCCATCGGCAACGGCACCGGCAGCCGTGAAACCGAGAAGCTGGTCGCCGACATGCTGGCCGATATGCCGGCGGACTCTGGGCCGAAGCCCCTCAAGGTGATCGTCAGCGAGGCGGGCGCCTCGGTCTATTCCGCTTCGGCAACCGCGGCGGCGGAATTTCCCGGTCTTGACGTGTCGTTGCGCGGCGCAGTGTCGATCGCGCGGCGGCTGCAGGATCCCTTGGCCGAACTGGTCAAGATCGAACCCAAATCGATCGGCGTCGGCCAGTACCAGCATGATGTCGACCAGTACCGGCTCGGCCGCTCACTGGAGGCGGTGGTCGAAGACGCGGTCAATGCCGTCGGTGTCGACCTCAACACGGCCTCGGCGCCACTTCTGGCTCGGGTTTCAGGGCTTGGCGCCTCGCTGGCCGAAGCGATCATTGCGCATCGCGACGCGACCGGCCCCTTCGCCAGCCGGAAGGATCTACTCAAGGTCTCCCGCCTTGGACCTCGCGCGTTCGAGCAATGCGCCGGCTTTCTGCGCATTGCCAATGGCAGCGAGCCGCTCGATGCCTCGTCGGTGCATCCCGAAGCCTATGGCGTGGCGAAGAAGATCGTTGCCGCCTGCGGGCGCGACGTCCGCGCGCTGATGGGCGACAGCGCGGCACTGAAAGCGCTCGATCCGCGCGTCTTCGTCGATGATCGGTTCGGCCTGCCGACGGTGCGCGACATCCTGGCGGAGCTGGAAAAGCCCGGCCGCGATCCGCGCCCCGGCTTCAAGACCGCGACCTTTGCCGAGGGCGTCGACGACATCAAGGACCTGAAGCCCGGCATGCTGTTGGAAGGCACCGTCACCAATGTTGCGGCCTTCGGCGCTTTCGTCGATATCGGCGTGCATCAGGACGGGTTGGTGCACGTCTCGCAACTGGCCGACCGCTTCGTCAAGGATGCGCATGAGGTGGTGAAGGCGGGCGACGTGGTGAAAGTGCGCGTTGTCGACGTCGACATCAAGCGCAAGCGGATAGGCCTTTCCATGCGCAAGGATGGTGGCGAGGGTGGGGTATCGAAAGCCGGGGCGCGCGACAATGGTGGCGGCAAGCCGACGCCGCGTTCGGCGGCGCCACAGCGCCAGCCGGAGCGGCCGGCGCAGGGCGCGTTTGGTGCGGCTTTGGCTGAAGCGATGAAGCGGAAGTAG